A window of Nitrospinota bacterium contains these coding sequences:
- the lptG gene encoding LPS export ABC transporter permease LptG: MKIIDRFILSIFIRMFIYTFLTLVTLFMVITFFDLIDDFVAHKAPAKLIGQYFLLRIPEAVFNMTPLAVLIGSILTFSLISRTREVIILFSAGLSVWRITASVLIASFLISILVFVNGEMLLPNSWKTARHIFKHQIKRHTEKGTIKQDKLWIKSEDGKIWNINFLDIKTEKLFDVMVMEFAPDKTYFGTIVKAKTAEIKEGNWLFRDGYERKFDPGGNYTEEIFKAKTYPPSVKMEELKEAEKLPQEMNFQEMRQYVKKIKRAGYDHTRYSVDMYIKITFPLICLVMAFISIPFSIKTGKTSGALVGVTIGIALGFTFWFFFSMGVSMGHGGKIPPIVAAGGAHMVFLLYSIYRISTMLDGRLFGIGYRKKRKAV; this comes from the coding sequence ATGAAAATCATAGACCGCTTCATACTCTCAATATTCATCAGGATGTTCATTTACACATTCCTGACGCTTGTTACCCTTTTCATGGTTATCACCTTTTTCGATCTCATCGACGACTTCGTAGCGCACAAAGCTCCCGCAAAACTTATCGGCCAATACTTTCTGCTGAGGATCCCCGAAGCGGTATTCAACATGACGCCGCTCGCCGTACTGATCGGGAGCATACTCACCTTCTCGCTAATTTCAAGGACAAGGGAGGTTATAATCCTCTTCTCTGCCGGCCTTTCGGTATGGAGGATCACCGCATCGGTGCTTATCGCGTCATTCCTTATATCCATTCTTGTATTCGTTAACGGGGAAATGCTTCTTCCGAACTCATGGAAAACAGCGAGACACATTTTCAAACATCAGATAAAGAGGCACACGGAAAAAGGGACAATAAAGCAGGATAAGTTATGGATCAAATCCGAGGATGGGAAAATATGGAACATCAATTTCCTCGATATTAAAACTGAAAAGCTGTTTGACGTGATGGTAATGGAATTTGCCCCGGACAAGACCTACTTCGGCACGATCGTGAAGGCCAAAACCGCCGAGATAAAGGAGGGAAACTGGCTTTTCCGGGATGGGTATGAAAGAAAATTTGATCCTGGCGGAAATTATACCGAGGAAATATTCAAAGCAAAGACCTACCCTCCTTCGGTAAAAATGGAAGAACTCAAGGAAGCCGAGAAACTTCCGCAGGAGATGAATTTCCAGGAGATGCGGCAATATGTAAAAAAGATAAAGCGCGCGGGGTATGACCATACGCGCTACTCCGTAGACATGTATATAAAGATCACATTCCCCCTGATATGCCTTGTTATGGCGTTCATATCTATCCCCTTTTCGATAAAGACCGGAAAAACATCTGGTGCGCTTGTAGGGGTAACGATAGGCATCGCTCTTGGATTCACCTTCTGGTTCTTCTTTTCAATGGGCGTATCGATGGGTCACGGCGGAAAAATACCTCCCATCGTGGCGGCAGGTGGAGCGCATATGGTTTTTCTACTCTACTCGATCTACAGGATAAGCACGATGCTGGATGGGAGGCTGTTCGGTATCGGTTACCGTAAAAAACGAAAAGCTGTGTAG
- a CDS encoding ATP-binding protein, protein MNAEKILLSYPDGVAIFAPGLRLMFANPAFEAILGTGNLSAKDGVALSNMPEAGEIFKSNPEITRRLEDFFNKGVTYTNYDYILEFTERKGIPAEVAINSIDYGEGSVGAIFIIRTVAGKSELNAEVEKESKIGILSLMAAGLAHEIKNPLGGIRGAAQLIGRSHSDLSEYSELIINETDRINLLVNELLVLGSDKKPRRMETNIHRVLDETIKLLEAQFSQRNLAIIRDYDPSLPEIKGDPDRLKQVFLNLAKNSIEMSPKGGRITLKTRTSLAPLTATQGGKKRSMMDVMVIDEGPGIPAEILKNLFTPFNTSKKEGTGLGLVISLKIIRDHEGKLTLENNAGGKGAIAKATIPIE, encoded by the coding sequence ATGAATGCGGAAAAAATTCTCCTCTCCTACCCGGACGGAGTCGCCATATTTGCGCCGGGGCTCCGGCTCATGTTCGCCAATCCCGCCTTTGAGGCGATCCTCGGAACCGGGAACCTCTCAGCAAAAGATGGTGTGGCTCTTTCCAACATGCCGGAAGCGGGGGAAATTTTCAAATCGAACCCGGAGATCACGCGAAGGCTTGAGGATTTTTTCAATAAAGGGGTCACATATACAAACTACGACTACATTCTGGAATTTACCGAGAGGAAAGGCATCCCCGCCGAGGTGGCAATAAACTCCATTGATTACGGCGAAGGGAGCGTGGGGGCGATATTCATAATACGCACGGTAGCCGGGAAGAGCGAGCTGAACGCGGAGGTTGAGAAGGAGAGCAAGATAGGGATCCTCTCCCTTATGGCCGCCGGTCTGGCGCACGAGATAAAGAATCCGCTTGGCGGCATAAGGGGAGCCGCCCAGCTTATAGGGCGAAGCCACAGCGACCTTTCGGAATACAGCGAGCTGATAATCAATGAAACCGACAGGATAAACCTTCTTGTGAACGAGCTCCTCGTCCTCGGTTCGGATAAGAAACCGAGAAGGATGGAAACGAATATACACCGCGTACTCGATGAAACCATCAAACTGCTGGAGGCGCAATTCTCTCAGAGGAACCTGGCGATTATCAGGGACTACGACCCGAGCCTCCCCGAGATAAAGGGGGATCCCGACAGGCTCAAGCAGGTATTCCTCAATCTGGCGAAGAACAGCATCGAAATGTCGCCAAAAGGGGGGAGGATAACCTTGAAAACCAGAACATCTCTGGCTCCGCTCACGGCAACGCAAGGGGGGAAAAAGAGGAGTATGATGGACGTCATGGTAATAGACGAAGGGCCGGGGATACCGGCTGAAATACTGAAAAATCTGTTTACACCGTTCAATACCTCCAAAAAGGAGGGGACCGGCCTCGGTCTTGTCATCTCGCTGAAGATAATCCGCGACCATGAAGGAAAACTGACGCTTGAAAACAACGCAGGGGGCAAAGGCGCCATCGCAAAGGCGACAATACCAATAGAGTAG
- a CDS encoding DedA family protein has translation MFKPIRRLYDWVLHWANTPYGLPALCILAFAESSFFPIPPDPLLMALAIGIPAMGIRYGLYCTLYSVLGGVLGYGIGMFLMESVGFRILEFYGVMDKYEVIKELYQKYDAWAVGLAGLTPLPYKVFTIAAGAFDINFVVFVLASFASRGLRFVAIGALIWKFGSGIRDFIDKYFELLTVAFAVLLVGGFLLIKVLL, from the coding sequence ATGTTCAAACCGATAAGAAGGCTTTATGACTGGGTTCTCCACTGGGCGAACACCCCATACGGGCTCCCCGCGCTCTGCATTCTCGCCTTCGCGGAGTCGTCTTTCTTCCCGATACCCCCCGACCCGCTTCTCATGGCGCTAGCGATAGGGATCCCGGCGATGGGGATACGATACGGCCTCTACTGCACACTCTATTCAGTGCTGGGCGGGGTGCTGGGATACGGCATCGGGATGTTTCTGATGGAGTCGGTCGGGTTCCGCATACTCGAATTCTACGGCGTGATGGACAAGTATGAGGTCATCAAGGAGCTTTACCAGAAGTACGACGCGTGGGCGGTCGGCCTGGCTGGGCTTACGCCGCTTCCATACAAGGTATTCACCATCGCCGCCGGTGCGTTCGATATAAACTTCGTTGTTTTTGTATTAGCGTCGTTCGCGTCGAGGGGTTTGCGGTTCGTTGCCATTGGCGCGCTGATATGGAAATTCGGCAGCGGCATCCGCGATTTCATTGATAAATATTTCGAGTTGCTCACTGTCGCTTTCGCTGTTCTCCTCGTCGGCGGATTTTTACTCATAAAAGTCCTCCTGTAA